A DNA window from Malus domestica chromosome 12, GDT2T_hap1 contains the following coding sequences:
- the LOC103419257 gene encoding uncharacterized protein gives MSTRASRRVSFSPDVNEKPIMYLKQGSGGGSRVGGSRSRVTGIWTFRLLKDTQVLSTPIKLLRTLRTNMARAVCIMSARKRTSRKVSSSNHLTRSRSVSDPMESHRVEALEDCIEFLNSAASLQRTNSIS, from the coding sequence ATGTCAACGAGAGCTAGTAGGAGGGTGAGTTTCAGTCCTGATGTGAATGAAAAGCCAATTATGTATCTGAAACAGGGCAGCGGTGGCGGCTCCAGAGTAGGTGGAAGCAGGAGCAGGGTGACCGGAATTTGGACTTTCAGGTTGCTCAAAGATACACAAGTGCTCTCCACACCCATCAAACTACTACGAACTCTCAGAACCAACATGGCTAGAGCAGTGTGCATTATGTCTGCAAGAAAGCGGACTTCGAGGAAGGTGTCATCGTCCAACCACCTGACAAGGTCAAGGTCTGTATCCGATCCTATGGAATCTCAtcgagttgaagctttggaggacTGCATCGAGTTCCTGAATTCTGCTGCTTCTTTGCAGAGaacaaattcaatttcttgA
- the LOC103419255 gene encoding uncharacterized protein → MGKASRDKRDIYYRKAKEEGWRARSAFKLLQIDEEFNIFDGVKRVVDLCAAPGSWSQVLSRKLYLPAKSSSDSKDGDVPLIVAIDLQPMAPIEGVIQVQGDITNARTAEVVIRHFDGCKADLVVCDGAPDVTGLHDMDEFVQSQLILAGLTIVTHVLKEGGKFIAKIFRGKDTSLLYCQLKLFFPIVTFAKPKSSRNSSIEAFAVCENYSPPDGFNPKDLHRLLEKVGSPSGADDLDCSSGWLEGPNKVYIPFLACGDLNGYDSDRSYPLPKDAQGSYRSLDPVQPPIAPPYKRALEMKKASSQGITELEKLSLES, encoded by the exons ATGGGGAAAGCTTCAAGGGATAAGCGGGATATCTACTACcggaaagcaaaagaagaaggaTGGCGTGCACGCAGCGCCTTCAAGCTCCTCCAGATCGACGAGGAGTTCAATATTTTCGACGGCGTCAAGCGGGTCGTCGATCTCTGTGCCGCCCCTGGTAGCTGGAGTCAG GTTTTGAGTAGGAAATTGTATCTCCCAGCAAAGAGTTCATCTGATTCTAA AGATGGCGATGTTCCGCTTATCGTAGCTATTGATTTGCAGCCAATGGCTCCGATTGAAGGTGTTATTCAAGTCCAGGGTGATATAACTAATGCCCGAACCGCTGAAGTG GTCATCAGACATTTCGACGGTTGCAAAGCTGACCTGGTTGTGTGTGATGGTGCTCCAGATG TAACTGGCCTTCATGACATGGATGAATTTGTTCAGTCCCAGCTAATACTAGCG GGTTTAACAATTGTGACTCATGTACTTAAAGAGGGTGGTAAATTTATAGCAAAGATATTCCGTGGAAAAGATACAAGTCTTCTGTACTGTCAG CTGAAACTATTTTTCCCCATCGTGACTTTTGCAAAGCCGAAAAGCAGCCGCAACTCCAGCATAG AGGCATTTGCAGTCTGTGAGAATTATTCCCCTCCTGATGGGTTCAACCCTAAGGATCTGCATCGCCTGCTAGAAAAGGTGGGAAGCCCCTCCGGAGCAGATGATCTAG ATTGCAGTAGTGGGTGGTTGGAAGGGCCCAATAAGGTGTACATTCCATTTTTAGCATGTGGTGACCTCAATGGGTATGACTCCGACCGCTCCTATCCGCTGCCTAAAGACGCCCAGGGAAGTTACCGGAGCTTGGATCCTGTACAGCCCCCAATTGCCCCTCCATATAAGAGAGCTCTAGAAATGAAGAAAGCTTCCAGCCAGGGCATCACAGAGCTTGAGAAACTTTCGTTGGAATCTTGA
- the LOC103450602 gene encoding 26S proteasome non-ATPase regulatory subunit 7 homolog A-like, with product MDVIKTQQVSARLIEKVIVHPLVLLSIVDNYNRVAKDTRKRVVGVLLGSTYKGVVDVSNSYAVPFEEDDKDPSIWFLDHNYHEAMFSMFKRINAKEHVVGWYSTGPKLKENDLDIHSLFHNYVPNPVLVIIDVQPKELGIPTKAYYDVEEVKENATQKSQKIFVHVPSEIAAHEVEEIGVEHLLRDVKDTTISTLANEVTGKLTALKGLDARLREIRSYLDLVIDEKLPLNHEILYHLQDVFNLLPNLNVADLVKGFSVKTNDMMLVIYLSSLIRSVIALHNLINNKVLNKEHEKAEDAKPATASSVAGN from the exons ATGGACGTCATCAAAACGCAACAAGTATCGGCGAGACTGATCGAGAAGGTGATAGTCCACCCGCTCGTTTTGCTCAGCATCGTCGACAACTACAACCGAGTCGCTAAGGACACTCGCAAGCGAGTCGTCGGCGTTCTGCTCGGAAGCACCTACAAAGGCGTCGTCGACGTCTCCAATAGCTACGCAG TGCCCTTCGAAGAAGATGACAAAGACCCTAGCATTTGGTTTCTTGACCACAACTACCATGAAGCAATGTTCTCCATGTTCAAGAGGATCAATG CCAAGGAACACGTTGTAGGTTGGTATAGCACTGGGCCAAAACTCAAGGAGAATGATCTGGATATTCACAGTTTATTCCACAA CTATGTCCCAAACCCAGTGCTCGTCATTATTGATGTCCAGCCTAAGGAGTTGGGAATACCCACGAAAGCCTACTATGACGTCGAAGAAGTTAAAGAG AATGCAACTCAAAAAAGCCAGAAGATTTTTGTTCATGTGCCCTCTGAAATTGCTGCTCACGAGGTTGAGGAAATCG GAGTGGAGCACTTACTAAGAGATGTGAAGGATACAACCATCAGTACACTTGCAAATGag GTTACTGGAAAACTGACTGCTCTAAAGGGTTTGGATGCACGGTTACGAGAAATACGCAGTTATCTAGATCTTGTCATTGATGAGAAGCTTCCACTAAATCATGAGATACTTTACCATTTGCAG GACGTGTTCAATCTACTTCCAAATCTCAATGTAGCAGATTTAGTCAAGGGATTTTCAG TAAAAACAAATGACATGATGTTGGTTATTTATCTTTCTTCTCTCATCCGAAGCGTCATCGCCCTCCACAACTTGATCAACAACAAG GTGCTAAACAAAGAACATGAGAAAGCTGAGGATGCAAAGCCAGCAACTGCCTCGTCTGTCGCTGGAAACTGA